The following are from one region of the Candidatus Zixiibacteriota bacterium genome:
- a CDS encoding tetratricopeptide repeat protein, producing the protein MVRKAYRFSFWLIFLLFLLSAAIFAQDKGKKSMNDYLAFNHYINGTLFELKGDLKSAIREYNEGLKFAPDSYTLRMSLAEDYFQTGDYESALKEASKIEPQTAEVWAFLGDCYRSLNKKDEAVAAYFRAVQSDTTLVAPYFYLAQVWQQEDKLDSAVYAWRKISSASPLNPGVYLNLGFLLELQGKLDEAIAEYKQALNLNPDNKQTLLSLGRVYETKKDFSQAIGIYEKILAQDTTDLVIRSKLAQLYFNTGEKDKALAEGLNLYQQRPDDKNVKKLLGGIYLSLKKYPQAETLFSDYIKADSTDPSGFLFLGRAYLEDKNYSLAKLMLQKAIDLDDSLQEAWVNLGMTYLEEDSLSPAKEVFTQALPKAQRKDEIYYFLGVVSSRQKEFSQAIEVLLEADSLSPNNVQILFLLASDYEQSGDFDQAVSTFEKVLSIELENDEALNYLGYMLADKGVRLDESQKMIEKALEKQPENGAYLDSYGWVLFRQGKLKEAESEIRKALKTRIKDAVIYDHLGDILDASGKKEEAKTEWKKALELDPQNEKIKEKLGK; encoded by the coding sequence ATGGTTCGCAAAGCATACAGGTTTTCTTTTTGGTTAATTTTTCTCTTATTTCTTCTCTCGGCTGCGATTTTCGCTCAGGATAAAGGTAAAAAAAGTATGAACGATTACCTTGCCTTTAATCATTATATAAACGGCACCTTGTTTGAGCTTAAAGGGGATTTAAAATCAGCTATCCGGGAATATAATGAAGGTCTGAAATTTGCTCCGGATTCCTATACTTTGAGGATGTCACTGGCCGAAGATTATTTCCAGACCGGAGACTACGAATCTGCTTTAAAAGAAGCTTCCAAAATCGAGCCCCAGACAGCCGAGGTCTGGGCTTTTTTGGGTGACTGTTACCGGAGCCTGAATAAAAAAGACGAAGCAGTTGCTGCTTATTTCAGGGCAGTTCAATCTGATACAACTTTAGTTGCACCTTATTTCTATTTAGCTCAGGTCTGGCAGCAGGAAGATAAATTAGATTCTGCCGTCTATGCCTGGAGAAAAATCTCCTCAGCCTCACCCTTAAACCCTGGAGTATATTTGAACCTGGGTTTTCTCCTGGAGCTTCAGGGCAAACTGGACGAGGCGATTGCCGAGTATAAACAGGCTTTAAACCTGAATCCGGATAACAAGCAGACTCTTTTATCCTTAGGCCGGGTGTATGAGACAAAAAAAGATTTCTCCCAGGCAATAGGGATATATGAGAAAATCCTTGCCCAGGATACGACCGATCTGGTCATCCGTTCCAAATTGGCCCAGCTTTATTTTAACACCGGAGAAAAAGATAAAGCTCTGGCTGAGGGTTTGAACCTTTATCAGCAGCGCCCGGATGATAAAAATGTCAAAAAACTTTTAGGCGGAATTTATCTCTCCCTGAAAAAATATCCCCAGGCAGAAACCCTTTTCTCCGATTACATCAAGGCTGATTCGACTGACCCCAGCGGATTTCTCTTCTTAGGAAGAGCATATTTGGAGGATAAAAATTATTCCCTGGCAAAACTTATGCTCCAGAAAGCTATAGACCTGGACGATTCCCTGCAGGAAGCCTGGGTAAACCTGGGAATGACTTATTTAGAGGAAGACAGTCTCTCTCCTGCAAAAGAGGTCTTCACCCAGGCACTACCTAAAGCTCAGAGAAAAGATGAAATCTATTACTTTTTAGGCGTAGTCTCTTCACGGCAGAAAGAGTTTTCCCAGGCGATCGAGGTTCTGCTTGAGGCTGACTCTCTAAGTCCGAACAATGTTCAAATTCTTTTCCTCTTAGCTTCAGATTATGAGCAGAGCGGAGATTTTGACCAGGCGGTCTCTACTTTTGAAAAGGTTTTATCTATAGAACTGGAAAACGATGAGGCTTTGAATTACTTAGGATATATGTTAGCGGACAAAGGGGTGAGGTTAGACGAATCTCAGAAGATGATTGAAAAGGCACTGGAGAAACAGCCTGAAAATGGCGCTTATCTGGATAGTTACGGCTGGGTTCTGTTCAGGCAGGGAAAATTAAAAGAGGCAGAATCAGAGATAAGAAAAGCCTTGAAGACCAGGATTAAGGATGCGGTGATTTACGACCACTTAGGTGACATATTGGATGCCTCTGGCAAAAAAGAAGAGGCAAAAACTGAATGGAAAAAAGCTTTAGAGCTTGACCCACAGAATGAGAAGATAAAAGAGAAATTGGGAAAGTAA